The following is a genomic window from Fulvia fulva chromosome 9, complete sequence.
GCCGTACTGCGACGCGATGGACATCTCGCCGCTGCCCCACAAGCTGCCTTTGACCTTCCAGGTCACTCTTCCATCACCGACCCCAGAACTCACGCCCGAAGACGTGCACGAGATCTCACCGGACTTACTGCAGCCAGACGGCCTGTCCGAGCCACCACCGAGCTTCCTTGCGCTTCCCGAGTAAGTCTAGACGCGTGAAACTTGTCGTCTTGTGCTCACATCATTAACCCAGACGTCGAAGACCCGTCACCCGCCCAGCGCTGTCCCGAACGAAGGGTTACTCCGCCAGCTGCATTCCTCAGCGACCATCAAGTGCCGAGACACAACTACCGCCGTTTCGGTTCGGCAATGTCGCAACTAGTGGTCTCGCATGCTCGTCGACGCCCTGTCTGCTAGACAGCTTCACAGACTCCCCGGTAGACGAGCTGCGGCCGTCCAGTGCAGCAGGCTCGATGCCACCTCCACCACGGAGGACGTCGCTCAGCCAACGTAACAATGGCTCGCCGTCGGCAGGTCACGTCAGGAAGCCTTCTGCTGGACGGCCTAACTTCGTTCGGCCACAGAGGAAGATGATGCGGAGATCACTGAGCATGTTTCAGCACCCCGATGATGTGATGAAAGAAGAGCAAGATACCTTCGAGTCCCAGCCCAGCTTGCTCTCTTCGGTCATGGACGTTGAGCAGGAGCACTCGCCTAAGCTACCTCACTTCGTTCCAGACGAACCCGACAGCTTACCACGCATCAGCCAGGAAACCATGATAGACGTCCTCGACTCCAAGTATACTGATCAGTACGACCGCATCGTCGTTGTCGACTGCCGATTCGAATACGAATATGAAGGTGGCCACATCGACAGCGCCGTCAACTTCAACGACAAGCAACAACTGGCCACTGAGCTCTTCTGTGAGAACGTGCCGGCTAACACCCTGCTCATCTTCCACTGTGAATACTCGGTCCACCGTGCGCCACTTACCGCGAAGTTCATTCGTAGTCACGATCGCACTGTCAACGCAGCAAACTACCCCAACCTGACTTACCCGGAGATGTACATCCTTGATGGCGGCTACAGCAAGTTCTTCTCGGAGCACCCGTCGAAATGTTTCCCTCAAAACTATGTCGAAATGAACGATCAGCGACATGAACAGGCCTGCGAACGCGGCATGGCAAAGGTCAAGAACCAGCGCCAAAAACTCTTCCGCAACCAAACCTTCGCCTTTGGCCAAAATGATGACATGGAAGATTCGCCCACTGCTCTAGGACGAACGTTGGGTCCACGAAGCCAGAGCACCTTCGCCGTCGGCGCAGATATTGCCGAGGGCATTGGTCAATCCTTCCAACGCCGCATGGCATCTTACTGAGCAACCACCTCTGCTTTTCTCTTTTGCATTGCATTGCATCACATGGCGTGGCGTTATGGGTTTGGCATGACTTGACCCTTTCAGTGGTCTCTTGCGGCGTTCAAGCGAGCCTCATCAGAGGCCTATTCCCTGCCCGGCGCGGCATTGGCGGACCTTCCATCGAACTGCATTCCCTTTAACGTTTTCTTTACTCATGTCTATTCTACGAATCAACAACAACCAAGCACGACCGCGGCGACTGGATCAGAAGATCAACATCCGGCCGACGGCTACGATACCCAGAACACAATACATCAACCCGACCTGGAATGGTACCGCCAATCATGGACCACCAGGCATCTTTTGTACACGATACACACGCCAACCACTTCGTCACCAAGACTGGTCTGGCCATTCACACCACCACAACACGTCCGTCTCCTCACGATTTCCTCCTTTGAGGCATCGACATCACCATTTCAACGCTATTCATCAGCTTGATAAAGACTCGTGGAAACATCACACAGCTTCATCAGGCTCTTGTATTACTGCACAACTTTACACCACCGGCGAAAGCAACAGCTTTTTATCTTGAGATTGTACAAATTGCAAATCATCGAAACAGGACTTGTTGGGCAAGGAATTGAAACTCCAGCAGATTGTACATACCCTCTTGTAGGAAAGATCGACGGGATAGGAAGGAAGGAAAGCAGACTTGGCAGATTCTTGAAAGATTCCAGCAGCG
Proteins encoded in this region:
- a CDS encoding M-phase inducer phosphatase; this translates as MEYSSPLAAIRPQPHPGFGGNRKDIPDFRSINHGCNTIGPFDFKAMSMHTQKPRRPDYFSLRPVRGSSPTASLTADLDANFHIDKSPAAPTPRRSLFTTDLFRPRENVATPPIEIEPATTPPIVSSSPYCDAMDISPLPHKLPLTFQVTLPSPTPELTPEDVHEISPDLLQPDGLSEPPPSFLALPEPVTRPALSRTKGYSASCIPQRPSSAETQLPPFRFGNVATSGLACSSTPCLLDSFTDSPVDELRPSSAAGSMPPPPRRTSLSQRNNGSPSAGHVRKPSAGRPNFVRPQRKMMRRSLSMFQHPDDVMKEEQDTFESQPSLLSSVMDVEQEHSPKLPHFVPDEPDSLPRISQETMIDVLDSKYTDQYDRIVVVDCRFEYEYEGGHIDSAVNFNDKQQLATELFCENVPANTLLIFHCEYSVHRAPLTAKFIRSHDRTVNAANYPNLTYPEMYILDGGYSKFFSEHPSKCFPQNYVEMNDQRHEQACERGMAKVKNQRQKLFRNQTFAFGQNDDMEDSPTALGRTLGPRSQSTFAVGADIAEGIGQSFQRRMASY